Proteins from a genomic interval of Zingiber officinale cultivar Zhangliang chromosome 2A, Zo_v1.1, whole genome shotgun sequence:
- the LOC122043202 gene encoding tubby-like F-box protein 1 gives MERPMLVMPQKKAFSLPLRGSSSRNRGLQAEEEQTGVDPRAEVMEVAAGTKEEERWSRMLPEILGEIVRRVESSNGGWPLRKSVVSCACVCRRWREVTTGVVGTPSETGKITFPNSLKQPGPSGLPIQCYIKRQKNNSTFYLYLSLSQTCMDKGKFLLVAQRFRRGAHLEYIISLDADDLSQGSNAYVGKLRSDFLGTKFKIFDSRAPSNGAKVSTHPASRRFANKQISPQVPASNFEIGQVHYKFNLLKTKGPRRMLCTLQRDTRVDDAESDSVVLKNKAPRWHEHLQCWCLNFHGRVTIASVKNFQLVAASGTHGTLGIDDNEPVLLQFGKVGDDMFTMDYREPLSAFQAFAICLTSFGTKFACE, from the exons ATGGAGCGGCCGATGCTGGTGATGCCGCAGAAAAAGGCATTCAGTTTACCTCTGAGAGGCTCATCGTCGAGGAATCGGGGGTTGCAGGCAGAGGAAGAGCAGACTGGAGTTGATCCGAGGGCAGAGGTGATGGAAGTGGCCGCAGGGACGAAGGAAGAGGAACGGTGGTCCAGGATGCTGCCTGAGATTCTGGGTGAGATCGTGAGGAGGGTGGAGTCGAGCAACGGGGGTTGGCCGCTGCGGAAGAGCGTGGTGTCTTGTGCTTGCGTCTGCCGGAGATGGCGCGAGGTCACCACCGGCGTTGTGGGGACACCCTCGGAGACCGGAAAGATCACGTTCCCGAATTCCCTAAAGCAG CCAGGGCCGAGTGGTCTTCCGATCCAGTGCTATATTAAAAGGCAGAAAAATAACTCTACGTTCTACCTCTACCTCAGCTTGAGCCAGA CATGTATGGACAAGGGAAAGTTTCTATTGGTTGCTCAAAGGTTTAGGCGCGGTGCTCATTTAGAGTATATCATCTCTCTTGATGCTGATGATCTGTCCCAAGGAAGTAATGCATATGTCGGCAAATTGAG GTCTGATTTCCTAGGGACCAAGTTTAAGATCTTCGACAGTAGAGCACCATCCAACGGTGCCAAGGTGTCAACCCACCCAGCAAGCCGGCGTTTTGCCAACAAACAAATCAGCCCACAGGTCCCTGCAAGTAACTTTGAGATCGGTCAAGTACATTACAAATTCAATCTCCTAAAAACAAAAGGACCCAGAAGAATGCTGTGCACGCTGCAGCGCGATACCAGGGTCGATGATGCTGAATCAGATTCAGTTGTTCTGAAAAACAAGGCACCGAGGTGGCACGAGCACCTGCAGTGTTGGTGCCTGAACTTCCACGGCCGCGTCACCATTGCCTCGGTAAAGAATTTCCAACTGGTGGCAGCGTCAGGTACCCATGGAACTCTAGGCATCGATGACAATGAGCCAGTGCTACTACAGTTCGGGAAAGTAGGGGATGACATGTTCACTATGGACTACAGGGAGCCTCTGTCAGCCTTCCAGGCATTCGCTATTTGTCTCACCAGCTTCGGCACAAAGTTTGCTTGTGAATAA